One window from the genome of Marinobacter sp. es.048 encodes:
- a CDS encoding DUF1302 family protein, which produces MKRENKNSTSIHRPLQRGLLAGAVLAASVGMPQVASAEEDWLTKDWEVSGYIRQYLSWNLENPTLIGPDGEQRDDYRYDLSMARTVGKLDLYRDFGNWRTKITGRISRESPTDYGKDLQDVMDEWAATGGAAGSSVNLRDDVYDDEELREFWVQGDLTDSTNIKVGRQQVVWGETDFFQLLDVVHGYDFRWRSFLEPENEELRKPLNMINLTQQFFDLDGSLQVLYIPGKLNDGEDRGNSYDVEGGRWANNPNKGITFASAPFGANVKYNYDHPDADMDDDSFGLRWSGLAGDWGYSVGWFRGPNPNPVVNPNPATNPGQPQLQTGPYEGVYEGGATEAGEFIYPFIDVFGVTANNYFAGPDLVFSTELAYIPNAPYNVGIESIAEGPGCGFFPGFCGIEEKKLFRSMFRIDKQLDLQQYLGTSRPSFFTVQLFNNWITDYEKEEQLVNLAGFGGETEEFSSIITAVLATNYANDQINPSLAIGSDLTYGGGFVIPAVELAYGDHIRVRLEADIFFHEKDQERPLQGFNDTNLFGYFSGNDQLLARLTYQF; this is translated from the coding sequence GCCTCAGCCGAGGAAGACTGGCTGACCAAGGACTGGGAGGTCAGCGGGTACATTCGCCAGTACCTCTCCTGGAACCTCGAGAATCCGACATTGATCGGCCCGGACGGCGAGCAGAGGGACGACTACCGCTACGACCTGTCCATGGCGCGCACCGTTGGCAAGCTAGATCTGTACCGTGACTTCGGTAACTGGCGGACCAAGATAACTGGCCGGATTTCCCGCGAATCACCGACCGACTACGGTAAGGATCTTCAGGACGTAATGGATGAGTGGGCGGCTACCGGTGGTGCCGCAGGCTCCAGCGTTAACCTTCGCGATGACGTCTACGACGATGAGGAACTCCGGGAATTCTGGGTGCAGGGTGACCTTACCGATTCCACCAACATCAAGGTGGGTCGCCAGCAGGTGGTCTGGGGCGAAACCGACTTCTTCCAGCTATTGGATGTGGTGCACGGTTACGACTTTCGCTGGCGCTCCTTCCTGGAGCCGGAAAACGAGGAACTTCGCAAACCCCTTAACATGATCAACCTGACCCAGCAGTTCTTCGACCTTGATGGCAGCCTGCAGGTGCTGTACATCCCCGGAAAACTCAATGATGGCGAAGACCGCGGCAACAGCTACGACGTGGAAGGCGGCCGCTGGGCTAACAATCCGAACAAGGGCATCACCTTTGCCTCGGCCCCGTTTGGCGCCAACGTGAAGTACAACTACGACCACCCGGACGCCGACATGGATGACGACTCCTTCGGCCTTCGTTGGAGTGGTCTGGCTGGCGACTGGGGATACTCGGTGGGCTGGTTCCGGGGTCCCAACCCGAATCCGGTGGTCAATCCCAATCCGGCCACCAATCCGGGCCAGCCGCAGTTGCAGACCGGACCCTATGAGGGCGTTTACGAGGGCGGCGCCACCGAGGCCGGTGAGTTCATCTATCCGTTCATTGATGTCTTTGGCGTAACCGCCAACAACTACTTCGCGGGTCCGGACCTGGTGTTCAGCACCGAACTGGCCTACATCCCGAATGCTCCCTACAACGTCGGCATCGAGAGTATCGCCGAAGGTCCCGGATGTGGTTTCTTTCCGGGCTTCTGTGGCATTGAAGAGAAAAAGCTGTTCCGGTCCATGTTCCGGATCGACAAGCAGCTTGATCTGCAGCAATACCTGGGCACCAGCCGGCCCTCCTTCTTCACGGTTCAGCTGTTTAACAACTGGATTACCGACTACGAGAAAGAGGAGCAACTGGTGAATCTCGCTGGCTTCGGCGGCGAGACCGAGGAATTCAGCAGCATCATCACCGCTGTGTTGGCCACCAACTACGCCAACGACCAGATCAACCCGTCCCTGGCCATCGGCTCGGATCTGACCTACGGCGGTGGCTTTGTCATTCCGGCGGTCGAGCTGGCCTACGGCGACCACATCCGCGTGCGCCTGGAGGCGGACATCTTCTTCCACGAGAAGGATCAGGAGCGCCCTCTTCAGGGTTTCAACGATACCAACCTGTTCGGGTACTTCTCCGGCAACGATCAGCTGCTTGCCCGGTTGACCTACCAGTTCTGA
- a CDS encoding DUF1329 domain-containing protein — protein sequence MKTMISVKSLALAVGLMAGSSFLQAAELSAGDTINAGNLDQRLSDTFHGDSVDGLLTDLQKRLIREEGLEITLKDPEPIKLGEDYMAATKQYSASATFNPDTRMMEGWQAGMPFPNVDENTDYAAEKLIWNHHVAQPTKNFQDYPEFAYLFVDDERGLERTQEWVLRRYYMKGRLGEESTVEGDGDVLWKQLLYATYPADIRGLGLFTVRYDSPKLDDSWAYIKSVRRTRRLSGGTWMDPIGGTDQLNDDIEIFNAHPTWYPEYKLLGKRKVLVVANSQSTAWNEDASGSAAFPIVDLDNAPYWNPKDQWEPREVWVIEAVAPPEHPYSKKVMYMDAQFPRFYMADVYDRKGEFWKWMNYNLRTIETEDGDRGIVSNAGFTIDYQRRHATIFVLAPSAKLNTDGFDGNSISLRELEQAAVR from the coding sequence ATGAAAACAATGATATCCGTTAAGAGTCTCGCCCTCGCTGTGGGCCTTATGGCCGGCTCGAGCTTCCTGCAGGCCGCCGAACTGTCGGCCGGGGACACCATCAATGCGGGTAACCTGGACCAGCGTCTGTCAGATACCTTCCACGGTGACAGCGTTGACGGTCTGCTGACTGATCTGCAGAAGCGACTGATCCGGGAAGAGGGCCTGGAGATCACCCTGAAGGATCCGGAGCCCATCAAACTGGGTGAGGATTACATGGCGGCCACCAAGCAGTATTCGGCCAGCGCCACGTTCAATCCGGACACCCGAATGATGGAAGGCTGGCAGGCCGGCATGCCGTTCCCGAACGTGGACGAGAACACCGACTACGCTGCGGAAAAACTCATCTGGAACCATCATGTTGCCCAGCCCACCAAGAACTTCCAGGACTACCCGGAGTTTGCCTACCTGTTTGTGGATGACGAACGGGGCCTGGAGCGTACCCAGGAGTGGGTGCTGCGCCGTTATTACATGAAGGGGCGTCTGGGTGAGGAAAGCACCGTAGAAGGCGACGGCGATGTGCTGTGGAAGCAGCTGCTTTACGCCACCTATCCTGCCGACATCCGTGGCCTGGGCCTTTTCACCGTTCGCTATGACAGCCCGAAACTGGACGACAGCTGGGCGTACATCAAATCGGTCCGCCGCACCCGCCGCCTCTCCGGTGGCACCTGGATGGACCCGATCGGCGGTACCGACCAGCTGAATGACGACATCGAGATCTTTAACGCCCATCCCACCTGGTATCCGGAGTACAAGCTGCTTGGCAAGCGCAAGGTCCTGGTTGTGGCCAATAGCCAGTCCACTGCCTGGAATGAGGACGCCAGCGGCAGTGCTGCGTTCCCGATTGTTGATCTGGACAACGCCCCCTACTGGAACCCGAAGGATCAGTGGGAGCCCCGTGAGGTCTGGGTGATCGAGGCTGTTGCTCCGCCGGAGCACCCGTACAGCAAGAAAGTCATGTACATGGATGCCCAGTTCCCGCGATTCTACATGGCAGACGTCTATGACCGGAAAGGCGAGTTCTGGAAATGGATGAACTACAACCTGCGCACCATCGAGACCGAGGATGGCGACCGGGGCATTGTCTCCAACGCAGGCTTCACGATCGATTACCAGCGCCGTCACGCCACCATCTTTGTTCTGGCGCCCAGCGCCAAACTCAACACCGATGGTTTTGATGGCAATTCCATCAGTTTGCGCGAGCTTGAGCAGGCAGCAGTTCGCTGA